The sequence below is a genomic window from Cicer arietinum cultivar CDC Frontier isolate Library 1 chromosome 6, Cicar.CDCFrontier_v2.0, whole genome shotgun sequence.
gtatttccaattcagcccctcattaaattagaaactgcctggtatctacactattaattttcataactattatgctctttagccataaactattatatattatttgacccctagtttattggctaattatataatgaccctaacacactttattaattaattacatatgtgacccataaatcttacaatctcccactggtcacacatgtatccttaggagtgtgttagactttatgacgtcaaaaatgtcattataattaccttgagtataatccaaattgtcccgtccattaatcatatcagcacatggaaccaaagaggctttcgtcataataagcataactaaacccatcaatgatcacccgtactgacacaactaaatgacatagacccattatgaaaagtgtagcatgaaaattacatgaagttggtcaatgcatgtcaattttcaactggtcctactttatcgaatgagatcataccataacttaaatgtacaaagtaaccaaaaactgaatactttaaactttatttctgatcagaaagtccaaatacaatgtatttgtactttacaattaaacatagaacatgaattacataatggacgaaactcccactaaaatcaagattcctcaaactgtagcacacccatgtgagcagtatgctcatgaaagaccttgggtggtagacctttagtgagtggatccgcaatcatggagtttgtccttaagtgttctatggatatctgtccactttgtaccttctctttaacaactaggaacttaatgtcaatgtgctttgacttggttgagctcctattattgttagaatacaggactgctgatctattgtcacaatacaacttgagtggtctttcaatcccttcaactatttgcagccccgtgacaaaatttctcagccaaatgccctggtcagatgcctcatgaattgctacgaattctgctgccatggttgatgaagcagtaagaccttgcttggcactacgccaagaaactgctccaccagctaacagaaagacatagcctgaagttgatcttaagctgtcttggcatcccgcaaaatccgagtcagagtacccagtgatctctaactggtctgacctcctatatgtgagcatgtagtttcttgttctcttcaaatatctcatgaccctcttggctgctttccaatggtcaagacctggattgcttaaatatctgcctaaaatccctactatgaacgctatgtctggacgcgtacatacttgggcatacataagactccctacagctgaagcataagggatcttttgcatttcttgaatttccaaacttcccttagggcactgtttgagactaaacttgtctcccttagcaactggggtgtcccctggtttgcaatcctgtaacccaaaccttttgagaaccttatcgatatagctcttttgtgacaatccaagaatacctcgagatctgtctcggtgtatctgaattcctaatacaaaagaggcgtcaccaagatctttcatctcaaaatgctttgatagaaatttcttagtttcgtgcaacatgcctatatcgttagtggcaagcagtatgtcatcaacatacaagaccaggaaaatatgtctgctcccactgaacttatgatacacacaatcatcaactgtattcatctcaaaaccaaatgagagaattacttgatgaaatttatggtaccattgacgagaagcttgttttagcccataaatggattttcttagtttgcacaccatattctttgggtctcccaacacaaagttttctggctgcaccatatagatcgtctcatcaatgtcgccattgagaaaagctgtttttacatccatttgatgaagctccaaattaaagtgagcaacaagagccatgattattcttaaagagtccttcgatgaaaccggagagaaagtctctttataatcaatcccttccttttgagtataacccttagctacaagacgtgccttatatctctccacattaccattggaatcccgcttggttttaaaaatccatttgcaaccaatgggtttctttccttcaggtaatgggataagttcccaaactgaattgtcttgcatagacttgtactcctcattcattgcttcgatccacttatctgaacgagaatcttgcatggcttgatgaaagttgactgggtcgtcttccgtcatgccaacattttcctctacctcattgataaatactacataatcatccgaaatagcatttttcctttctctagtggatctccgcaatggagctggctcttgaggcacttgttcttgaggatcttgaatttgatctggattttgttcttcctgaacaaccagatcatcttgagtttgttcaataatgggaaagtcaattggtggaagaatcagttctggaattgttaccgattcttcctcaaagacaaaatctttaaccttaatcttccccccaaactcaatatcctcaaagaacgttgccgttcccgtctcaaaaattgttctcaaattaggatcataaaatttatagccccttgatttttctgagtaccctataaaatagctgctaattgttcggggttcaaatttcttttcattcggcctataaggccttgcctcagctggacatccccaaacatgaaggtgcttcagactaggcttacgcccaatccaaagctcataaggtgttttagccgctgccttagttggtactctattaagaatgtatgctgctgtttttaatgcctctccccagagtgactctggcaaggtggaatgacaaatcatactccttaccatatccttaagagtcctgtttcgtctttcagctacaccattcatgctgggtgaccccggcatagtgtattgtgggacgattccacattcctctaggtatttggcaaatggtcccggacgttgttcacctgaaccgtcatatctgccgtagtattcaccaccacgatcagatttgacctttttaattcttttattaagttgattctcaacttctgccttaaaggatttgaacacgtctattgattgggacttttcgtgaattaggtaaaggtaggcatatctagaataatcgtctatgaatgatataaaatattgttgaccattccaagaaggagttggaaatggcccacagatgtccgtatgtatcaattctaagacgtctgtagctctatatgcgcctaatttcttatctttagtctgttttcctttaatgcatgctacacaaacgttaaagtctgtgaagtcaatggaatctaaaattccatctgacacaagtcgttcaactctatttttagagatgtgacctagacgcttgtgccaaagcacccctgaattgaaattgtcaattttccgcttagtaccacgtgattccacattcaaggtttcattatagttagccacagtttccaacaaataaagattatcataaccagaaagtaaaccggttccaacaacattcgaatttaaagacaaagtaaattctttattcccgaatgaacaataatatcctgatttgtccaaataagaaatagagatcaaattccgtctaaatgacggtacaacaaaagtgtcttttaaatccaaataatgaccggaacttaataataatctaaattttcctatggcttcaacttctaccttcttcccatctcctacatagatccatctttcagtatcactaggctttcggaagttcaggcaaccctgcattgaaacactgatgttagtagttgcaccagagtctaaccaccaagtgtttctaggtactgaagctaaattaacctcagaacagaccaaagacagaatcatacctttcttaacacgccaagcgtgatatttggcacaatccttcttcacgtgtccagaactcctgcagaagaagcagttgttatccttagtctgcttcttttgttctggacccttagcagcagctttgttcttgggctcctcaattcttttccttttgcccttgtctttagagatgctagtaaagtgagcactttcagtcctatcttgcttcagcctgtcctcttcttgcacacataatgaaatgagctcattaagagtccatttctccttttgacaattataagtcaccttaaactgactgaattgcgaaggaagagacagcaatactaaatgaatgagtaagtcatctgacaactcaagctttagacctttaagcttagaagcaatgttggacatcatcataatgtgctctcttatatttcccttgccttgatacttcatggaaattaaattctgaagcaaagaacttgtttcagccttatcactttttacaaagcgtttttccatctcaacaaNNNNNNNNNNNNNNNNNNNNNNNNNNNNNNNNNNNNNNNNNNNNNNNNNNNNNNNNNNNNNNNNNNNNNNNNNNNNNNNNNNNNNNNNNNNNNNNNNNNNNNNNNNNNNNNNNNNNNNNNNNNNNNNNNNNNNNNNNNNNNNNNNNNNNNNNNNNNNNNNNNNNNNNNNNNNNNNNNNNNNNNNNNNNNNNNNNNNNNNNNNNNNNNNNNNNNNNNNNNNNNNNNNNNNNNNNNNNNNNNNNNNNNNNNNNNNNNNNNNNNNNNNNNNNNNNNNNNNNNNNNNNNNNNNNNNNNNNNNNNNNNNNNNNNNNNNNNNNNNNNNNNNNNNNNNNNNNNNNNNNNNNNNNNNNNNNNNNNNNNNNNNNNNNNNNNNNNNNNNNNNNNNNNNNNNNNNNNNNNNNNNNNNNNNNNNNNNNNNNNNNNNNNNNNNNNNNNNNNNNNNNNNNNNNNNNNNNNNNNNNNNNNNNNNNNNNNNNNNNNNNNNNNNNNNNNNNNNNNNNNNNNNNNNNNNNNNNNNNNNNNNNNNNNNNNNNNNNNNNNNNNNNNNNNNNNNNNNNNNNNNNNNNNNNNNNNNNNNNNNNNNNNNNNNNNNNNNNNNNNNNNNNNNNNNNNNNNNNNNNNNNNNNNNNNNNNNNNNNNNNNNNNNNNNNNNNNNNNNNNNNNNNNNNNNNNNNNNNNNNNNNNNNNNNNNNNNNNNNNNNNNNNNNNNNNNNNNNNNNNNNNNNNNNNNNNNNNNNNNNNNNNNNNNNNNNNNNNNNNNNNNNNNNNNNNNNNNNNNNNNNNNNNNNNNNNNNNNNNNNNNNNNNNNNNNNNNNNNNNNNNNNNNNNNNNNNNNNNNNNNNNNNNNNNNNNNNNNNNNNNNNNNNNNNNNNNNNNNNNNNNNNNNNNNNNNNNNNNNNNNNNNNNNNNNNNNNNNNNNNNNNNNNNNNNNNNNNNNNNNNNNNNNNNNNNNNNNNNNNNNNNNNNNNNNNNNNNNNNNNNNNNNNNNNNNNNNNNNNNNNNNNNNNNNNNNNNNNNNNNNNNNNNNNNNNNNNNNNNNNNNNNNNNNNNNNNNNNNNNNNNNNNNNNNNNNNNNNNNNNNNNNNNNNNNNNNNNNNNNNNNNNNNNNNNNNNNNNNNNNNNNNNNNNNNNNNNNNNNNNNNNNNNNNNNNNNNNNNNNNNNNNNNNNNNNNNNNNNNNNNNNNNNNNNNNNNNNNNNNNNNNNNNNNNNNNNNNNNNNNNNNNNNNNNNNNNNNNNNNNNNNNNNNNNNNNNNNNNNNNNATTGTTgaaaaaaccttaataacgttgtgctcaacaatccatgtcaattacatgatgaatagccaaaggcggaagcgtacctgtgggaattgccattaatgaaatcctgagatgatgatgatagagccaatgggttgggtgatcttcctcagcaaaacaccctgaagaccttgctctcttgatggggatagagagaaccagagagttttctcctttagggttttgaaactgaatagtcttgttgtgtttgccttggggaccattacccctatatataactattattagttatatcccaaattgcagtatttccaattcagcccctcattaaattagaaactgcctggtatctacactattaattttcataactattatgctctttagccataaactattatatattatttgacccctagtttattggctaattatataatgaccctaacacactttattaattaattacatatgtgacccataaatcttacaagaGAAAGTCGTCCCCATCGAAAAGCAAGTTGAACCTTGCATCACTGAATCCCAGCTCTGTCACTTAGTCGAAACACACTCGAAAAAGTCGAAACCAAACCCTTCTTGTGTTACTTTCTTCATCACTTCACTTCCCTTCACTTTTAGGTCAGGTCAGTTACTCTATCTTTCTTTCTTCCCTCAAAATCAAAACACtctacaaatttaaaaaatacaattgaatactatatatataattttgctATGGCCTAAAGTGTCTGACCCATAACTAAAAGGTTTAATgtatatataatcaatttttcaTATACTTTCAGTTTGTACTTGGTTTTGGTTTCTTATTATCCACATGTATCCAAATCTAACCTAATAGGTCTACCCTTCTACAATCCTTGCACTTGCAATTGaattgaagaaagaaaaaatatttttacatttgtgtatcaatagaaaaaaaataattataaagttagaggatgaaaataaaataaaaaacaattataaaatcacAGTGAAATCACAAAACAAGTAAGAGTCATGTATAATTTATTCTAATTAGTTTACCGCAAGTTTATTTACCTTTTATCTTCCGTCACCGAAACCGCTACTTGTAAAGATATACGACTTTGATGTTTATCATGTTTTGGCGGGAAGATACATAAActctttatttgtttgttttagttaactaattttaatttacgTGGAAATGGAGAACCCTAGCTGCAATGAAAGATGGAAGAGAGCAGGAATCGAAGATAACATGCTACTCACCATGTTTGATGCTTCTGATACTAATCAAGATGCCGTCGATGAACGTAAGCATCACTCTCCTCTTTTCCGAATTAGTTCCTCTTTGGTTCTTCTTCCTATTTTTGCCCaaataaaatcaacttttaagctatttggacttttcggaaaTATTCAAACTTGTCGGGATTTTTTGTGTGTTTCTTTCGCCAACAATATGAaaaaacaactatttttttgtttatttatttatgaatttgtaTATGCAGGGATTGCTTTTCTGGATGCTGTTCGTGCTTCTTCAATTGGCCTTGAACGTGGAAAACCACCAACTTCGTAAGTCTCCTTTTGTCTCTTACTGGCTGTTGTGTAGCATCAACACTTCAGATTGAATATGTGTTTCAGCGTGAGGCTAACACATATGCATTcaatcactttaattttttcaaaactgtTACTGCCACTTACTAGTCATTACATGTCAGTCTCATGTTTTGTGTCTTGTCGGTGCTTCATAGCTCATGCAAGCAATACAATTGTCAATGCCTGAAACTGTGATGCCCcatttcatctttcttttaGAGGGAAATTTTTATTGTTCAATACATGTGGTTGATTCTCCTCTAAAAGCAAGTTGTATTTGGCTGAAAATTTgtattttgcctttatttttgtgttctttttttttactcaagacgataataaacattatttttgtGTTCTGAGTTGAGTATGTgcatgtttttaaaattttctagaAAAATATTTGGGGCAATCTTCCACATGCTGAGGACTGGGAAATCTTTACAGTTGATTGTTGCAAGTTATAAGCTTCTGGTTGATTTAGAAAAGGTATGTGATGTCCAAGGCTTTCCCCTCTTTATATTCAGAGCCACAGGTCCTAAATGCAACTAACAGTACCTTTAAATTTGTGACTTCATTTTTGGGTTTAGCATTTCCCTCGTGCATATTTATCCGGCGTAGATGATTCCCTATCATCATCCAACTCTCCACGAAAATTGGTTGTGGCTGAAGAGGTATGAAATATGAACGACTAGAAATCATCTCAATCTGTTGTTTTCTGTTGTGCATTCAGTATATCAGTTGGTATTATGAGATGCTGGTTGAATTGAACTTGCTTTCAAAtgtaaaatacttttttaatagGCATGGTCTCCCCTTATTCTTTACTTGGATAATGCCACTGCTGTCAGTGAAACGGGTGACAAACAGTCCGGTGGACCTCTTGATCCCTCTGTGAGTCAGTTTCTTCACCAACCAACTTTATAATTCTATAATGTTTTTAGTCACAATAGTTCTGAGTAATGTATTGGTATTAGGAAAGCAATTAAAGTTCTGTAATCCTGCCCCTGTACTTTAGgtaatccattttttttattgtgctGCATAATATATGGAGGTGGATTCAGTCAGTTGCTGTTAGGATACGAGTTCATGACTACATACAGCACTGCAGCTCAAATaactcatttatattttttaagttatatcTTTGTTTATAATATTCAGCTTCTGAAAGGTTATCTTAACCATCTTTCTCTCAAATTGCAACTTTATATTGGTTTTTTTAACTCATTGCCACTCTTTATTTTCTCCACCTTCCTTAGAGCTTTCATGTCCTGATTGGAGAGCTCGTTGAAAGTTTAACTGAGTCTGAAATTCAAGCAGCAAGCGTGAAGGTTAGTCCATCTATCAACCATTTTTGTACATTCGTTTCTAGAGTTTTGTGGATACTCGTTTCACACAAGTCTGTGAAAATGGAGACACACTAGTGATTTTGCAATGGATACGAAATGGAATTCTGACTGAactcataatatattaatgtcGTATACTTTTAGCTATATTTTCCATTTACATATTTTAAGCTTTGGATCATAAAACTACAAATTAAATGCtttttctataacaaaatataagccTGAATTCTGTGTAATTTTGTTGCATCCCCTGCAGAACTTGTTACTCTTTCAATATCTTGTCATTGTGCTTGAAGGCGATTTTATACCTCGAAATGGTGTGTATAAAGTTGAATGAAATTTCTGCCGTTGCCATTCCTTAAATTACATGTAAATTCTTAGTAACTGTTCTGTTTCAGCTACCATGAACTGGAGCTTGCAGCGGGAGTCTTTGCTAAACGTGTTACTGGTAATTGGTTCACTATAAGACTTTGTGTGACTAACCAATCAACAATTAACCATGTTTAATGTTATATGAATGCTATACTCTTCTTTCCACGTGTTCTGTTGTTGAAATCTTACGCTTCTTGATTCCAGTGCCTTGAATTTCCCCCTTTTGTTGTTTCAGAAAGGTATATCTGATATAGATTTTGCAGGGGTCTAGGAAAACAAACTACAAAAGCTTGATGAAAGATTGCGTGGAAGTTATCTGTGTACTATGTCAACTTCTTCAAAATGATCTTAGTAAAAAGTTCGAGGTTGAAAAAAGTTCTGAATCTCAGTCATCCAAAAATTGTCATGCTGGATTATCTCTTGCTTTACTTGAAGTATTAAAGAATGCACGTGTCtctatgaagaaacttttggtGATGGTGAGTTcctgaataattttatttgctATATTTATGCAAACTTCAATCAACTCTTCTTTGTCTGCTTACATTGTGGGATGATTTTAGATTATGGCCCTTGATATGTCTAGGAAGAAAGCAGACATTGAAGGCCATACATCAAGAGCAGATAGTCCAAGGTAGTTTGTTTCTTCAAATTTAATTCACAGTGTTGTTTAgttgaatttaattttcttgattCTCT
It includes:
- the LOC101498765 gene encoding negative regulator of systemic acquired resistance SNI1 isoform X1; protein product: MENPSCNERWKRAGIEDNMLLTMFDASDTNQDAVDERIAFLDAVRASSIGLERGKPPTSKIFGAIFHMLRTGKSLQLIVASYKLLVDLEKHFPRAYLSGVDDSLSSSNSPRKLVVAEEAWSPLILYLDNATAVSETGDKQSGGPLDPSSFHVLIGELVESLTESEIQAASVKNLLLFQYLVIVLEGDFIPRNATMNWSLQRESLLNVLLILQGSRKTNYKSLMKDCVEVICVLCQLLQNDLSKKFEVEKSSESQSSKNCHAGLSLALLEVLKNARVSMKKLLVMIMALDMSRKKADIEGHTSRADSPRTPLVDIVLDELAYSKDTVPHFLKIFSEPKWKLEIVVQYLWKYITKPSARTRRSSGCTEDATFDGALKCFSNKNGTKSIIKKIGGDVVQLLLAHGFQAQLSILSETNANDNIGGGREEGGSALVDLCQAFISAFDSLKSTDRDMEILSIGKEALFTAATAISMKS
- the LOC101498765 gene encoding negative regulator of systemic acquired resistance SNI1 isoform X2, translating into MENPSCNERWKRAGIEDNMLLTMFDASDTNQDAVDERIAFLDAVRASSIGLERGKPPTSKIFGAIFHMLRTGKSLQLIVASYKLLVDLEKHFPRAYLSGVDDSLSSSNSPRKLVVAEEAWSPLILYLDNATAVSETGDKQSGGPLDPSSFHVLIGELVESLTESEIQAASVKNLLLFQYLVIVLEGDFIPRNATMNWSLQRESLLNVLLGSRKTNYKSLMKDCVEVICVLCQLLQNDLSKKFEVEKSSESQSSKNCHAGLSLALLEVLKNARVSMKKLLVMIMALDMSRKKADIEGHTSRADSPRTPLVDIVLDELAYSKDTVPHFLKIFSEPKWKLEIVVQYLWKYITKPSARTRRSSGCTEDATFDGALKCFSNKNGTKSIIKKIGGDVVQLLLAHGFQAQLSILSETNANDNIGGGREEGGSALVDLCQAFISAFDSLKSTDRDMEILSIGKEALFTAATAISMKS